In one Polaribacter sp. ALD11 genomic region, the following are encoded:
- the rplP gene encoding 50S ribosomal protein L16 has protein sequence MLQPKRVKYRKVQKAKGNMTGISGRGNQLSNGMFGIKSIDQNLLTSRQIEAARIAATRHMKREGQLWIKIFPDKPITKKPLEVRMGKGKGAPDHFVAVIKPGRILFEIGGVPMDVAKEALRLAAQKLPVRTKFVVARDFDINA, from the coding sequence ATGTTACAGCCAAAAAGAGTAAAATACCGTAAGGTACAGAAGGCGAAAGGAAATATGACTGGTATTTCAGGTAGAGGAAATCAACTTTCTAATGGAATGTTTGGTATAAAATCTATAGACCAGAACTTATTAACTTCACGTCAAATTGAAGCAGCTCGTATCGCGGCAACTCGTCATATGAAAAGAGAAGGTCAGTTATGGATTAAAATATTTCCAGACAAACCTATCACTAAGAAACCTTTAGAGGTACGTATGGGTAAGGGTAAAGGGGCACCAGATCATTTTGTTGCAGTTATTAAACCAGGTAGAATTTTGTTTGAAATTGGTGGTGTACCAATGGATGTTGCAAAAGAAGCTTTACGTTTAGCAGCTCAAAAACTTCCTGTAAGAACGAAGTTTGTAGTAGCAAGAGATTTTGATATTAACGCTTAA
- the rpmC gene encoding 50S ribosomal protein L29, giving the protein MKQSEVKELSIADLNEKLGALQKNYTDLKMAHAITPLENPLQLRGLRRTVARIATELTKRELQ; this is encoded by the coding sequence ATGAAACAATCAGAAGTAAAAGAATTATCTATAGCAGATCTTAATGAGAAGCTTGGAGCGTTGCAAAAGAATTATACTGATCTTAAAATGGCTCACGCAATAACTCCTTTGGAGAATCCATTGCAATTGAGAGGTTTAAGAAGAACTGTAGCAAGAATTGCAACAGAATTAACAAAAAGAGAATTACAATAA
- the rpsQ gene encoding 30S ribosomal protein S17: MEKRNLRKERIGVVSSNKMEKSIVVAETKRVKHPMYGKFVLKTKKYVAHDEKNDCNEGDTVRIMETRPMSKSKRWRLVEILERAK; the protein is encoded by the coding sequence ATGGAAAAAAGAAATCTTAGAAAAGAGAGAATTGGTGTTGTTTCTAGTAACAAAATGGAAAAATCTATTGTTGTCGCTGAAACTAAAAGAGTAAAGCACCCAATGTACGGAAAGTTCGTATTAAAGACTAAGAAGTACGTTGCACACGACGAAAAGAATGATTGCAACGAAGGAGATACTGTTAGAATCATGGAAACAAGACCTATGAGTAAATCTAAACGTTGGAGATTAGTAGAAATCCTAGAAAGAGCTAAATAA
- the rplN gene encoding 50S ribosomal protein L14: MLQTESRLKVADNTGAKEVLVIRVLGGTRKRYASIGDKIVVSVKSATPNGTVKKGQVSRAVVVRTKKEVRRKDGSYIRFDDNACVLLNPTEEMRGTRVFGPVARELREKQFMKIVSLAPEVL; the protein is encoded by the coding sequence ATGTTACAGACAGAATCAAGATTAAAAGTAGCAGATAATACTGGGGCCAAAGAGGTTTTAGTGATTAGAGTTTTAGGAGGAACAAGAAAACGTTACGCAAGTATTGGAGACAAGATTGTTGTATCTGTTAAATCTGCAACTCCTAACGGAACTGTAAAAAAAGGTCAAGTATCTAGAGCAGTTGTTGTAAGAACAAAGAAAGAAGTGAGACGTAAAGACGGATCTTATATTAGATTTGATGATAATGCTTGTGTGCTTTTAAATCCTACAGAGGAAATGAGAGGAACACGTGTATTTGGACCTGTTGCGCGTGAACTTCGTGAGAAACAATTCATGAAAATAGTATCATTAGCACCTGAAGTGCTTTAA
- the rplX gene encoding 50S ribosomal protein L24, giving the protein MKKFKIKSGDTVKVIAGDHKGSEGKVLQIIKDKDRVLVEGVNLVSKHTKPSAQSPQGGIVKKEASLHISNVMLVDEGVAVRVGYQVDGDTKTRVSKKTKK; this is encoded by the coding sequence ATGAAGAAGTTTAAAATAAAATCAGGAGATACTGTAAAAGTAATTGCAGGAGATCATAAAGGATCTGAAGGAAAGGTTTTACAAATCATTAAAGACAAAGATAGAGTATTAGTAGAAGGTGTAAACTTAGTTTCTAAGCACACCAAACCTAGTGCACAAAGTCCTCAAGGTGGTATTGTAAAGAAAGAAGCTTCGCTTCACATATCTAATGTAATGTTAGTAGATGAAGGTGTAGCTGTAAGAGTAGGTTATCAGGTTGATGGAGATACTAAAACTAGAGTCTCTAAAAAAACTAAAAAATAA